A single Paratractidigestivibacter faecalis DNA region contains:
- the gap gene encoding type I glyceraldehyde-3-phosphate dehydrogenase, which produces MAVKVAINGFGRIGRLAFRQMFGHEGSEIVAINDLTSPDMLAYLLKYDSTQGNYARDHKVEATEDSIIVDGKEIKIYKEADANNLPWGELNVDVVLECTGFYTSKAKAQAHINAGAKKVVISAPAGNDLPTIVYNVNHEQLTADDNIISAASCTTNCLAPMAKGLNDFAPIVSGIMTTIHAFTGDQMPLDGPQRKGNKRRSRACSENIVPNSTGAAKAIGLVLPELNGKLIGAAQRVPTPTGSLTNLYAVVDKTVTVEEVNAAMKAYAETIPETFAYNEDEIVSRDIVGETHGSIFDATQTMVQDLGNGQSLVQVTSWYDNENSYTSQMVRTIKYFEKFVA; this is translated from the coding sequence ATGGCAGTAAAGGTTGCTATTAACGGCTTTGGTCGCATCGGCCGTCTGGCTTTCCGCCAGATGTTCGGTCACGAGGGCTCCGAGATCGTCGCCATCAACGACCTCACCTCCCCCGACATGCTCGCGTACCTGCTGAAGTACGACTCCACGCAGGGCAACTACGCTCGCGACCACAAGGTCGAGGCTACCGAGGACTCCATCATCGTTGATGGCAAGGAGATCAAGATCTACAAGGAGGCCGACGCCAACAACCTGCCTTGGGGCGAGCTGAACGTCGACGTCGTCCTTGAGTGCACCGGCTTCTACACCTCCAAGGCCAAGGCTCAGGCCCACATCAACGCTGGCGCCAAGAAGGTCGTCATCTCCGCTCCCGCCGGCAACGACCTGCCCACCATCGTCTACAACGTCAACCACGAGCAGCTCACCGCTGATGACAACATCATCTCCGCTGCCTCCTGCACCACCAACTGCCTCGCCCCGATGGCCAAGGGCCTGAACGACTTCGCCCCCATCGTCTCCGGCATCATGACCACCATCCACGCCTTCACCGGCGACCAGATGCCGCTCGACGGCCCGCAGCGCAAGGGCAACAAGCGTCGCTCCCGCGCCTGCTCCGAGAACATCGTCCCCAACTCCACGGGTGCCGCCAAGGCCATCGGCCTGGTTCTCCCCGAGCTCAACGGCAAGCTGATCGGCGCCGCCCAGCGCGTTCCCACGCCCACCGGCTCCCTCACCAACCTCTACGCCGTCGTTGACAAGACCGTCACCGTCGAGGAGGTCAACGCTGCCATGAAGGCCTACGCCGAGACCATCCCCGAGACCTTCGCCTACAACGAGGACGAGATCGTCTCTCGTGACATCGTCGGCGAGACCCACGGCTCCATCTTCGACGCCACCCAGACCATGGTCCAGGACCTCGGCAACGGCCAGTCCCTCGTCCAGGTCACCTCTTGGTACGACAACGAGAACTCCTACACCTCCCAGATGGTCCGCACCATCAAGTACTTCGAGAAGTTCGTCGCCTAG
- a CDS encoding phosphoglycerate kinase, protein MAFTKKTVRDADVEGKRVLMRVDFNVPLKDGVVTDDTRVRAAIPTIQYLKEHNAKIILMSHLGRPDGTGFQPELSLRPAAEKLAELTGYDVKFVEDTYGDKATEAVAALNDGDILVLENVRFDKREKKNDPEIAKKLASYGDIFVLDAFGTAHRAQGSVVGPAAYLPAYAGFLLEKEVDTLTSIFAEPERPFVAIVGGSKVSSKIGVLDHLIDSADTLIIGGGMAYTFFLAQGMTVGQSLKEEDWVERAGEMLKKAEAKGVKILLPIDNRVADHFGEDAVPEVVPSNAIPDDREGMDIGPKTEELYAEAIKGAKTVFWNGPMGVFEFDNFAHGTEAVCRAVAESDCTSIIGGGDSVAAVNKFGLADKMSWISTGGGASMELVEGKALPGVEALLDA, encoded by the coding sequence ATGGCCTTTACCAAGAAGACCGTCCGCGACGCCGACGTCGAGGGCAAGCGCGTCCTCATGCGCGTTGACTTCAACGTGCCCCTGAAGGACGGCGTGGTCACCGACGACACGCGCGTGCGTGCCGCCATCCCCACCATCCAGTACCTCAAGGAGCACAACGCCAAGATCATCCTGATGAGCCACCTCGGCCGTCCGGATGGCACCGGCTTCCAGCCCGAGCTCTCCCTGCGCCCCGCCGCCGAGAAGCTCGCCGAGCTCACCGGCTATGACGTGAAGTTCGTCGAGGACACCTACGGCGACAAGGCCACCGAGGCCGTGGCCGCCCTCAACGATGGCGACATCCTCGTCCTCGAGAACGTCCGCTTCGACAAGCGCGAGAAGAAGAACGACCCGGAGATTGCCAAGAAGCTTGCCTCCTACGGCGACATCTTCGTCCTCGACGCCTTCGGCACCGCACACCGCGCCCAGGGCTCCGTCGTGGGCCCCGCCGCCTACCTGCCCGCCTACGCCGGCTTCCTGCTCGAGAAGGAGGTCGACACCCTGACCAGCATCTTCGCCGAGCCCGAGCGTCCGTTCGTGGCCATCGTCGGCGGCTCCAAGGTCTCCTCCAAGATCGGCGTCCTCGACCACCTCATCGACTCCGCCGACACCCTGATCATCGGTGGCGGCATGGCCTACACCTTCTTCCTGGCCCAGGGCATGACCGTCGGCCAGTCCCTCAAGGAGGAGGATTGGGTCGAGCGCGCGGGCGAGATGCTCAAGAAGGCCGAGGCCAAGGGCGTCAAGATTCTGCTCCCCATCGACAACCGCGTCGCCGACCACTTTGGCGAGGACGCCGTGCCGGAGGTCGTTCCCTCCAACGCCATTCCCGATGACCGCGAGGGCATGGATATTGGCCCCAAGACCGAGGAGCTCTACGCCGAGGCCATCAAGGGCGCCAAGACCGTCTTCTGGAACGGCCCCATGGGCGTCTTCGAGTTCGACAACTTCGCTCACGGCACCGAGGCCGTCTGCCGCGCCGTGGCCGAGTCTGACTGCACGTCCATCATCGGTGGTGGAGACTCCGTCGCCGCTGTCAACAAGTTCGGCCTGGCCGACAAGATGAGCTGGATCTCCACCGGCGGTGGCGCTTCCATGGAGCTCGTCGAGGGCAAGGCCCTTCCCGGAGTGGAGGCGCTTCTCGATGCGTAA
- the tpiA gene encoding triose-phosphate isomerase has translation MRNRMIAGNWKMNKTYVEGVELAQGLADQLADGTGDVDVVVCPPTVDLKGVSEVIEQSEAPFALGAQNVYFEESGAFTGETAPNMLEAVSATYCIIGHSERRGYFGETDEDINKKAKVLMAHGIVPISCCGEPLEVREAGTHVDFVVNQIKADTEGLEISDPSKYVVAYEPIWAIGTGKTATADDAQEVCGAIRKTLAEVFGQETADGIRVLYGGSAKPENVAGFLEKEDVDGALVGGASLKADSFSAMVKAAM, from the coding sequence ATGCGTAACCGTATGATCGCTGGCAACTGGAAGATGAACAAGACCTACGTCGAGGGCGTCGAGCTCGCGCAGGGTCTGGCCGACCAGCTTGCCGATGGCACCGGCGACGTCGACGTCGTCGTCTGCCCGCCCACCGTTGACCTCAAGGGCGTCTCCGAGGTCATCGAGCAGTCCGAGGCCCCCTTCGCCCTCGGTGCCCAGAACGTCTACTTCGAGGAGTCCGGCGCCTTCACCGGCGAGACCGCTCCCAACATGCTCGAGGCCGTGAGTGCCACCTACTGCATCATCGGCCACTCCGAGCGTCGCGGCTACTTCGGCGAGACCGACGAGGACATCAACAAGAAGGCCAAGGTCCTCATGGCCCACGGCATCGTCCCCATCTCCTGCTGCGGCGAGCCCCTCGAGGTCCGCGAGGCCGGCACGCACGTTGACTTTGTCGTGAACCAGATCAAGGCCGACACCGAGGGCCTGGAGATCTCCGACCCCTCCAAGTACGTCGTCGCCTACGAGCCCATCTGGGCCATCGGCACCGGCAAGACCGCCACTGCCGATGACGCCCAGGAGGTCTGCGGCGCCATCCGCAAGACCCTGGCCGAGGTCTTTGGCCAGGAGACTGCCGACGGCATCCGCGTCCTCTACGGCGGCTCCGCCAAGCCCGAGAACGTCGCCGGCTTCCTCGAGAAGGAGGACGTCGACGGTGCCCTCGTCGGCGGCGCCTCCCTCAAGGCCGACTCCTTCTCCGCCATGGTGAAGGCTGCCATGTAG
- the secG gene encoding preprotein translocase subunit SecG: protein MNPLNIILTILLFLSGVLTVILVLMHSGKGTGVSDMIASSLYNAGTGSGILEKNLDRLTVITATVFIVCVIVMALSFPLGAIG from the coding sequence GTGAATCCTCTGAACATCATCCTCACCATCCTGCTGTTCCTCTCCGGTGTCCTCACCGTCATCCTCGTTCTCATGCACTCCGGCAAGGGCACGGGCGTCTCCGACATGATCGCCTCCTCCCTCTACAACGCCGGCACCGGCTCCGGCATCCTCGAGAAGAACCTGGACCGTCTGACGGTCATCACCGCCACGGTCTTCATCGTCTGCGTCATCGTCATGGCCCTCTCCTTCCCGCTGGGAGCCATCGGCTAG